The genomic region CAGTTTGATGCACACTTtcctttgtatttttttttatttgggaaTATTCGTTTGAGCACCAATTTCCCAATTTGAAAAACCCTGGTTCTCACATGCTTGTTGAAAGCTCGCGCCATTCTCTGTTGGTACAATTAACCATGGCAAACAGCAATCATTCGCTTTTCATCCATCAAAGCTAGTTGTTCATACCTCTTGCGGATCCATTCCGCATCGTCCAATTCAGCCTCTTGTAAGATTCGAAGTAAAGGGATTTCTACTTCGGCTGGTATTACTGCTTCAGTGCCGTACACCAATTGGTACGGGGTGGCCCCAGTTAAAGTTCTGGCAGTAGTACGATAGCCCAGTAATGCATAAGGCAATTGCTTATGCCAGTGTTTGTAGttatcaatcatctttcttaggatcttcttgatgtttttgttggtgGCTTCCACAGCTCCATTCATTTGCAGCCGGTATGCGGTCGAATTCCGGTGAGTGATTCGAAATTGCGCGCACATTTCTTTCATCAAGTGGCTATTCAGATTAGCTCTATTATCTGTTATGATCGATTTTGGAATGCCGAAtcggcatatgatgttgtttcgcACAAAATTCGCTACTACCTTCTTTGTTACTGATGCGTAAGATGCTGCTTCCACCTACTTGGTAAAGCATTCTATGGTGACCAAAATGAAGCGGTGTTTGTTTGACGCAGATAGTTCAATTGGTCCTatgacatccatgccccaaACGACGAATGGAAAAGGCGACGTCATAGCATTCAGTTCTATTGGAGGGACCTTTATCAAGTCTCCGTGAATTTGACACCTCTGGCATTTCTGGACGAATTTGCTATAATCGTTCTTcatggtcatccagtaataaCCTGTTCTTAAGATTTTCTTTACTAGTACGAACCCATTCATGTGAGGCCCATAGGTTCCAGCATGCACTTCTTCAATCAATCTTGTAGCTTCGATGGAGTCAACGCatctaagcaatcccaaatcCGGGGTTCTTTTATACAGAACATTCTTTTTGAGGATAAACCATTTGCCAACTTCCTGATAGTCTTCTTCTGATTGATGGTGATTCTTTCAGGATATTCTCCTTTATCCAAGTACATTTTAATGTCAACATACTAAGGTTTTCCATCGGTCGCTGTACAAAGCACGGAGCCGGTTGATCTCTGATTTTAACTTTGACTGGATCAATATACCTACTATCAGGATGCTGAATCatggatgctattgttggtAATGCATCAGTAAATTCATTCTGGGTTCTTGGTATGTGTTTGAACTTGACCTCTTGGAACCGATCTGCCAATCTTTGCACAAGTCCAACATACGGTATGATCTTCTCATTTTTGGTGGCCTATTCTCCTCGAACCTGATGAATTAATATATCCGAGTCGCCAATTACCTGAAGATCTCTCACATCCATGTTAAGGGCTAAACGTAGACCCAAGATACATGCCTCATAttcagccatgttgttggtgCAACTGAAGTTCAACTTGGCGGCCACTGG from Lycium ferocissimum isolate CSIRO_LF1 unplaced genomic scaffold, AGI_CSIRO_Lferr_CH_V1 ctg10621, whole genome shotgun sequence harbors:
- the LOC132041545 gene encoding uncharacterized protein LOC132041545; the protein is MAEYEACILGLRLALNMDVRDLQVEAASYASVTKKVVANFVRNNIICRFGIPKSIITDNRANLNSHLMKEMCAQFRITHRNSTAYRLQMNGAVEATNKNIKKILRKMIDNYKHWHKQLPYALLGYRTTARTLTGATPYQLVYGTEAVIPAEVEIPLLRILQEAELDDAEWIRKRYEQLALMDEKRMIAVCHG